The following are encoded together in the Xanthobacter autotrophicus Py2 genome:
- a CDS encoding non-canonical purine NTP pyrophosphatase, rdgB/HAM1 family (TIGRFAM: non-canonical purine NTP pyrophosphatase, rdgB/HAM1 family~PFAM: Ham1 family protein~KEGG: bbt:BBta_0185 putative HAM1 protein), whose protein sequence is MDHRILKGRLVVATHNPGKLIEMRMLLAPHGVEAVSAGELGLTEPEETEETFSGNARLKAQAAAQAANLPAFADDSGLVIDALGGAPGIHTARWAGPDRDFEMAMEKVEAELEKVGAIAPEQRRARFVSALCLAWPDGHVEEFEGVVEGTLVWPPRGAKGFGYDPMFIPEDYPKTFAEMTADEKHSMPPKGFGLSHRARAFLKLSQACLEG, encoded by the coding sequence ATGGACCATCGCATCCTCAAGGGCCGGCTCGTGGTGGCCACCCACAATCCCGGCAAGCTCATCGAGATGCGCATGCTGCTCGCCCCCCACGGGGTGGAGGCGGTCTCGGCCGGGGAATTGGGCCTCACCGAGCCGGAGGAGACGGAAGAAACCTTCTCCGGCAATGCCCGGCTGAAGGCGCAGGCGGCGGCTCAGGCGGCGAACCTGCCGGCCTTCGCCGACGATTCGGGCCTCGTCATCGATGCGCTGGGCGGCGCGCCGGGCATCCACACCGCCCGCTGGGCGGGGCCTGACCGGGACTTCGAGATGGCCATGGAGAAGGTTGAGGCCGAGCTGGAGAAGGTGGGCGCCATCGCCCCCGAGCAGCGCCGCGCCCGCTTCGTCTCCGCTTTGTGCCTCGCGTGGCCCGACGGGCACGTGGAGGAGTTCGAGGGCGTCGTGGAGGGCACCTTGGTGTGGCCGCCGCGCGGCGCCAAGGGCTTCGGCTACGATCCCATGTTCATCCCGGAGGACTATCCCAAGACCTTCGCGGAGATGACGGCGGACGAGAAGCATTCCATGCCGCCCAAGGGCTTCGGCCTCTCGCACCGGGCGCGGGCCTTCCTGAAGCTGTCGCAGGCGTGTCTGGAGGGGTGA
- a CDS encoding Lysine--tRNA ligase (PFAM: tRNA synthetase class II (D K and N)~KEGG: asparaginyl-tRNA synthetase, putative), translating to MAVSTPGTSPDPSANPSPNPSPWWSRSVHADRRPFLLARGRMMAAIRARLAGEGFIEVETPALQVSPGNEAHLHAFATDLIGPDGARRTLYLRTSPEFASKKLLAAGEEQIFEFARVFRNRERGMAHHPEFTLLEWYRAGAPYNRLMDDCAGLLACAAEAGGVSTFAWRGHTCDPFAAPERLTLEEAFARHAGMALATVLPAPGERPDPRPFAELAAAHGIRTAPDDTWADIFSRVLVEKIETRLGMGRPTVLCDYPVSEAALARPKPEDPRFAERFELYACGLELANAFGELTDADEQRRRFEEEMDEKERLYGERYPIDADFLAALAAMPPASGCALGFDRLAVLASGARRIEDVLWAPVG from the coding sequence ATGGCGGTATCGACGCCCGGCACAAGCCCCGATCCCAGCGCCAATCCCAGCCCCAATCCCAGCCCATGGTGGAGCCGCTCCGTCCACGCCGACCGGCGGCCGTTCCTGCTGGCGCGCGGGCGCATGATGGCGGCGATCCGCGCCCGCCTTGCCGGCGAAGGCTTCATTGAGGTGGAGACGCCGGCGCTCCAGGTCTCGCCCGGCAACGAGGCGCACCTGCACGCCTTCGCCACCGACCTCATCGGCCCGGACGGTGCCCGGCGCACGCTCTATCTGCGCACGTCGCCGGAATTCGCCTCCAAGAAGCTGCTGGCGGCGGGGGAAGAGCAGATCTTCGAGTTCGCCCGTGTGTTCCGCAACCGGGAGCGCGGCATGGCCCACCATCCCGAGTTCACCCTGCTGGAATGGTATCGGGCCGGTGCGCCCTATAACCGGCTCATGGACGACTGTGCCGGCCTTCTCGCCTGTGCCGCCGAGGCCGGCGGCGTGTCGACCTTCGCCTGGCGGGGACACACCTGCGACCCCTTCGCCGCGCCGGAGCGGCTGACGCTGGAAGAGGCGTTCGCGCGCCACGCCGGCATGGCTCTGGCCACGGTGCTGCCCGCCCCCGGCGAGCGGCCCGATCCGAGGCCGTTTGCCGAGCTGGCGGCGGCGCACGGCATCCGCACCGCGCCGGACGACACCTGGGCGGACATCTTCTCGCGGGTGCTGGTGGAAAAGATCGAGACCCGGCTCGGCATGGGGCGGCCCACGGTGCTGTGCGACTATCCGGTGAGCGAGGCGGCGCTGGCCCGGCCCAAGCCGGAGGATCCGCGCTTCGCCGAGCGCTTCGAGCTTTATGCCTGCGGGCTGGAGCTGGCCAATGCGTTCGGCGAACTGACCGACGCCGACGAGCAGCGCCGGCGCTTCGAGGAGGAGATGGACGAGAAAGAACGGCTCTATGGCGAGCGCTATCCCATCGATGCCGATTTCCTGGCCGCTCTGGCGGCGATGCCGCCCGCGAGCGGCTGCGCCCTGGGCTTCGACCGCCTCGCCGTTCTGGCCAGCGGCGCGCGTCGCATCGAGGACGTGCTGTGGGCACCGGTGGGCTGA
- a CDS encoding Ribulose-phosphate 3-epimerase (PFAM: GrpE protein~KEGG: rpb:RPB_0427 GrpE protein): protein MSEQKRAPETGGDASENGVNAGVNEATAEAEALATADQEIGGDFAAEKQRLEAEIASLKDKFLRAFAEAENIRRRAEKEVVDAKTYGIASFARDVLNVADDLARALGTVDEEAKATADGAVKGLLEGLELTERGLVKALEKHGIRKIEPKGEKFDPNLHQAMFEVPDPSVPSGTVVQVVQSGYVIGERVLRPAMVGVARGGPKAEATSGKDKEAGAA from the coding sequence ATGAGCGAGCAGAAGCGCGCGCCCGAGACCGGCGGCGACGCAAGCGAAAACGGTGTGAACGCGGGCGTCAACGAGGCGACCGCCGAGGCCGAAGCCCTCGCGACCGCCGACCAGGAGATCGGGGGCGACTTCGCTGCGGAAAAGCAGCGCCTGGAAGCCGAGATCGCGAGCCTGAAGGACAAGTTCCTGCGCGCCTTCGCCGAGGCGGAGAACATCCGTCGCCGCGCCGAGAAGGAAGTGGTGGACGCCAAGACCTACGGCATCGCCTCCTTCGCCCGCGACGTGCTGAACGTGGCCGACGACCTCGCCCGCGCCCTCGGCACGGTGGACGAGGAGGCCAAGGCCACCGCCGACGGCGCCGTGAAGGGCCTTTTGGAAGGGCTGGAGCTGACCGAGCGCGGCCTCGTCAAGGCGCTGGAAAAGCACGGCATCCGCAAGATCGAGCCCAAGGGCGAGAAGTTCGACCCCAACCTGCATCAGGCCATGTTCGAGGTGCCCGACCCGAGCGTGCCGTCGGGCACGGTGGTGCAGGTGGTGCAGTCCGGCTACGTCATCGGCGAGCGGGTGCTGCGGCCGGCCATGGTGGGTGTCGCCCGCGGTGGGCCGAAGGCCGAGGCCACATCCGGCAAGGACAAGGAAGCCGGGGCGGCCTGA
- a CDS encoding ribonuclease PH (TIGRFAM: ribonuclease PH~PFAM: 3' exoribonuclease~KEGG: rpe:RPE_0353 ribonuclease PH), which yields MRPSKRAADEMRAVSFERGVMRHAEGSCLVKFGDTHVLVSATLEERLPPWLKGQGRGWVTAEYSMLPRATHDRTRRESTTGKQSGRTQEIQRLIGRSLRSVTDLVALGEKQITLDCDVLQADGGTRTAAITGAWIALYDCLSWMRQRSMVKEIPLKDHVAAVSCGIYNGTPVLDLDYAEDSVAETDANFVMTGTGGIVEIQGTAEKTPFSQDELLGLLSLARSGVEKLVGLQKLAVG from the coding sequence ATGCGCCCCAGCAAGCGCGCCGCCGACGAGATGCGCGCGGTCTCCTTTGAACGGGGCGTGATGCGCCACGCGGAAGGCTCCTGCCTCGTGAAGTTCGGCGACACCCATGTGCTCGTCTCCGCCACGCTGGAAGAGCGCCTGCCGCCGTGGCTGAAGGGCCAGGGCCGGGGCTGGGTGACGGCGGAATATTCCATGCTGCCCCGCGCCACCCACGATCGCACGCGGCGTGAATCCACCACCGGCAAGCAGTCCGGCCGCACCCAGGAAATCCAGCGCCTGATCGGCCGGTCGCTGCGCTCGGTCACCGATCTCGTGGCCCTGGGCGAGAAGCAGATAACCCTCGACTGCGACGTGCTGCAGGCCGATGGCGGCACCCGCACCGCCGCCATCACCGGCGCCTGGATCGCGCTTTACGACTGCCTGAGCTGGATGCGTCAGCGCTCCATGGTCAAGGAGATCCCGCTCAAGGACCACGTGGCGGCGGTGTCCTGCGGCATCTACAACGGCACGCCGGTGCTCGACCTTGACTATGCCGAGGATTCGGTGGCCGAGACTGACGCCAATTTCGTCATGACCGGCACCGGCGGCATCGTCGAGATCCAGGGCACGGCGGAAAAGACCCCGTTCTCGCAGGACGAACTGCTGGGCCTTTTGTCCCTCGCCCGTTCCGGCGTGGAGAAGCTGGTGGGGCTGCAGAAGCTGGCGGTGGGCTGA
- a CDS encoding translation elongation factor P (TIGRFAM: translation elongation factor P~PFAM: Elongation factor P/YeiP protein; Elongation factor KOW domain protein; Elongation factor P~KEGG: elongation factor EF-P; K02356 elongation factor EF-P), giving the protein MVKVIASSLRKGNVVDIDDKLYVVLTAENIHPGKGTPVTQLDMRRISDGVKISERYRTTEQVERAFVEDRPHTFLYEDSDGYTFMNPENFDQVIVTKDVMGDSAVYLQEGMECMLSTHNGVPIAIELPARVTLEIVDTEPTVKGQTASSSYKPAKLSNGVRTMVPPHISAGTRVVIMTADNSYVERAKD; this is encoded by the coding sequence GTGGTCAAGGTCATCGCCAGCTCTCTGCGCAAAGGCAATGTGGTCGATATCGACGACAAGCTCTATGTGGTGCTCACCGCTGAAAATATTCATCCCGGCAAGGGCACGCCGGTCACCCAGCTCGACATGCGCCGCATCTCCGACGGGGTGAAGATCTCCGAGCGCTACCGCACCACCGAGCAGGTGGAGCGCGCCTTCGTGGAAGACCGCCCGCACACTTTCCTCTACGAGGATTCGGACGGCTACACCTTCATGAACCCTGAGAATTTCGATCAGGTGATCGTGACCAAGGACGTGATGGGCGACTCGGCGGTGTATCTGCAGGAAGGCATGGAATGCATGCTCTCCACCCATAACGGCGTTCCCATCGCCATCGAGCTGCCGGCGCGCGTGACGCTGGAGATCGTGGACACCGAGCCCACCGTGAAGGGCCAGACCGCCTCGTCCTCCTACAAGCCGGCCAAGCTTTCCAATGGCGTGCGCACCATGGTGCCGCCGCACATCTCCGCGGGCACCCGCGTGGTGATCATGACCGCCGACAACTCCTATGTGGAGCGGGCCAAGGACTGA
- a CDS encoding response regulator receiver protein (PFAM: response regulator receiver~KEGG: xac:XAC3731 regulatory protein) translates to MIFSGKRVLVVEDEFLVALGLEDNLRSLGCTVVGPIASLAGAMEAAAHERVDAAILDVNLAGEAVYPAASILADRGIPFIFCSGYTGSVRMPTEFADAPRVAKPYTSRAIAEALSDLLSSGPSGETILHGPANAASEM, encoded by the coding sequence ATGATCTTTTCGGGAAAGCGGGTTCTCGTCGTGGAAGACGAGTTTCTCGTCGCCTTAGGGCTGGAAGACAATCTGAGGTCGCTGGGCTGCACCGTGGTTGGCCCCATCGCGAGCCTCGCGGGCGCCATGGAAGCCGCCGCCCATGAACGGGTCGATGCTGCCATCCTCGACGTCAATCTGGCGGGGGAGGCGGTCTATCCCGCCGCATCCATCCTCGCCGACCGGGGCATCCCCTTCATCTTCTGCTCGGGCTACACCGGCAGCGTGCGCATGCCGACGGAATTCGCCGACGCGCCGCGCGTGGCCAAGCCCTATACCAGCCGGGCCATCGCAGAGGCCCTTTCGGACCTCCTGTCCAGCGGCCCGTCCGGGGAAACCATCCTGCACGGCCCGGCAAACGCCGCCAGCGAGATGTAA
- a CDS encoding Na+/Picotransporter (PFAM: Na+/Picotransporter~KEGG: mca:MCA0070 Na/Pi-cotransporter family protein): MAIIAQILAGLGLLFVGLKIMSTHLQQATGRRVRHLLRTATRSPFAGLLCGTLAGAATQSSNAVAVISGNLVRGGVLATRDAIPIVAGGNVGTAALVFVAAIDFRLLVLYLVAMVGFGFQFKLDRRPAFKEWMGVALGLALVLLGLDYIKQGPRALDVSALAAFLDTGISPWVGFLLGLIAAAVSQSSSTPTILVVALMQSQVLGLDDSIVIVMGANLGSGISAVLTAGELEGTGRQLCYVHVLVKAVGCLLVGAGFLAAGWLGAEPVALLSQMGGGKASASLSLLFLALQVAGAVPVSFARGVTEAIAARLSPPTMEDGASKPRFIHERALGDFATALDLAEQEIMRLVKLLPTLLPDLDQQDQSGPAERLALWRGANAIGVDIEQFLSDLIARGVPRGSLETALHLQALVETVRTLQDTLHAFTEVVEGFADLPPLGFNLSESLRTIILSLADATDGDAEDLDLIITLAGDRSDLLSRIRRQLAASALGTGEDARQLLLATSLFERGVWLVRRGAVALRAPENEANPVVNAASGEARKREEADAHRT; the protein is encoded by the coding sequence ATGGCGATCATTGCGCAAATTCTCGCCGGGCTGGGCCTGCTCTTCGTCGGACTGAAAATCATGTCGACGCACCTGCAGCAGGCCACGGGCCGGCGGGTGCGGCACCTGCTGCGCACCGCCACCCGCTCGCCGTTCGCGGGGCTGCTGTGCGGAACGCTCGCCGGGGCGGCGACCCAGTCGTCAAACGCGGTGGCGGTCATCAGCGGCAATCTGGTGCGCGGCGGGGTGCTCGCCACCCGTGACGCCATCCCCATCGTGGCCGGCGGCAACGTGGGCACCGCCGCCCTGGTGTTCGTGGCCGCCATCGATTTCCGCCTGCTGGTGCTCTACCTGGTGGCGATGGTGGGCTTCGGCTTCCAGTTCAAGCTCGACCGCCGCCCGGCTTTCAAGGAATGGATGGGCGTCGCCCTCGGCCTCGCCCTGGTGCTGCTGGGGCTCGACTATATCAAGCAGGGGCCGCGCGCCCTCGACGTGAGCGCGCTGGCGGCATTCCTCGACACTGGCATCTCGCCGTGGGTCGGCTTCCTGCTGGGGCTCATCGCCGCCGCCGTCAGCCAGTCCTCGTCCACGCCCACCATCCTGGTGGTGGCGCTGATGCAGTCCCAGGTGCTCGGCCTTGATGATTCTATCGTCATCGTGATGGGCGCCAATCTCGGCTCGGGCATCTCCGCCGTGCTCACCGCCGGGGAGCTGGAGGGCACCGGGCGGCAGCTGTGCTACGTGCACGTGCTGGTGAAGGCGGTGGGCTGCCTCCTCGTCGGCGCGGGTTTTCTGGCCGCCGGGTGGCTCGGGGCCGAGCCGGTGGCCCTGCTGTCGCAGATGGGCGGGGGAAAGGCCTCGGCCTCCTTGTCCCTGCTGTTCCTGGCGCTGCAGGTGGCCGGCGCCGTGCCGGTTTCCTTCGCCCGTGGGGTGACCGAGGCCATCGCAGCGCGGCTGAGCCCGCCCACCATGGAGGACGGCGCCTCCAAACCCCGCTTCATCCACGAGCGAGCGCTGGGCGATTTCGCCACCGCCCTCGATCTGGCCGAACAGGAGATCATGCGGCTGGTGAAGCTCTTGCCCACCCTGCTGCCGGACCTCGACCAGCAGGACCAAAGCGGGCCGGCGGAGCGGCTGGCCCTGTGGCGGGGCGCCAACGCCATCGGCGTCGACATCGAACAGTTCCTGTCCGATCTCATCGCCCGTGGCGTGCCGAGGGGCAGCCTTGAGACTGCCCTGCATCTGCAGGCGCTGGTGGAAACCGTGCGCACCCTGCAGGACACGCTGCACGCCTTCACCGAGGTGGTGGAGGGCTTTGCCGACCTGCCGCCCCTCGGCTTCAACCTGTCCGAATCCCTGCGCACCATCATCCTGTCACTGGCCGACGCCACCGACGGCGATGCGGAGGACCTCGACCTCATCATCACGCTGGCGGGCGACCGCAGCGACCTCTTGAGCCGCATCCGCCGCCAGCTCGCGGCCTCGGCGCTGGGCACGGGGGAGGACGCGCGCCAGCTCCTGCTTGCCACCAGCCTGTTCGAGCGCGGCGTCTGGCTGGTGCGGCGCGGCGCAGTGGCGTTGCGTGCTCCCGAGAATGAGGCTAATCCCGTGGTCAACGCGGCCTCCGGCGAGGCGCGCAAGCGAGAAGAGGCCGATGCACATCGAACGTGA
- a CDS encoding anti-sigma-factor antagonist (TIGRFAM: anti-anti-sigma factor~PFAM: Sulfate transporter/antisigma-factor antagonist STAS~KEGG: mag:amb3519 anti-anti-sigma regulatory factor) yields the protein MHIEREQLGSEVVLKVAGRLDTPNAKPFEASLMEVVTTTDGGLLVNLAGVDYVSSSGLRALLVAGKAMRTAKRKLTLSSLQPQIREVFDISGFSTLFEIT from the coding sequence ATGCACATCGAACGTGAGCAGCTCGGGTCCGAGGTGGTGCTGAAGGTGGCGGGACGGCTCGATACGCCCAACGCGAAGCCGTTCGAGGCGAGCCTCATGGAAGTGGTGACCACCACCGATGGCGGGCTCCTCGTGAACCTCGCCGGCGTGGACTATGTCTCCTCCTCGGGCCTTCGGGCCCTGCTGGTGGCCGGCAAGGCCATGCGCACCGCCAAGCGCAAGCTCACCTTGTCCTCGCTCCAGCCGCAGATCCGGGAAGTGTTCGACATTTCCGGCTTCTCGACCCTGTTCGAGATCACCTGA
- a CDS encoding heat-inducible transcription repressor HrcA (TIGRFAM: heat-inducible transcription repressor HrcA~PFAM: Negative regulator of class I heat shock protein~KEGG: rpb:RPB_0426 negative regulator of class I heat shock protein), whose product MALDPFQPLSTGGLAQIDQRAREIFRQIVESYLATGEPVGSRNLSRLIPMTLSPASVRNVMADLETAGLIYAPHTSAGRLPTERGLRFFVDALMEIGDVNERDRTNIETQVMAAAKTTTVEGVLQEASAMLSGLARGAGVVTATKTDPRLKHVEFVPLEPGRALVILVSEDGQVENRVLPLPPGLPTSALTEATNFLNARIRGRTLGDARAEMENLLAELRLDLDALTARVVEDGLASWSGEEPGDRKLIVRGQAKLLEDLRALEDLERIRLLFDDLETKREVVDLLGRAEEAQALRIFIGSENRLFSLSGSSTIVAPYRDGQGRVVGVLGVIGPTRLNYGRIVPMVDFTARLVSRVLGAPGVDAA is encoded by the coding sequence GTGGCGCTCGATCCGTTCCAGCCCCTGTCGACCGGCGGCCTCGCGCAGATCGATCAGCGCGCGCGGGAGATCTTCCGCCAGATCGTGGAAAGCTACCTGGCTACCGGCGAGCCGGTGGGCTCGCGCAATCTCTCGCGCCTTATCCCCATGACCCTGTCGCCGGCCTCCGTGCGCAACGTGATGGCGGATTTGGAGACGGCGGGCCTCATCTATGCCCCCCACACCAGCGCCGGCCGCCTGCCCACCGAGCGCGGCCTGCGCTTCTTCGTGGACGCGCTGATGGAAATCGGCGACGTGAACGAGCGCGACCGCACCAATATCGAGACCCAGGTGATGGCCGCCGCCAAGACCACCACGGTGGAAGGCGTGCTGCAGGAAGCCTCCGCCATGCTCTCGGGCCTCGCCCGTGGCGCCGGCGTGGTGACCGCCACCAAGACCGACCCGCGCCTCAAGCATGTGGAGTTCGTGCCGCTGGAGCCGGGCCGCGCCCTCGTCATCCTCGTCTCCGAGGATGGGCAGGTGGAAAACCGCGTGCTGCCTTTGCCGCCCGGCCTGCCCACCTCGGCGCTGACCGAGGCCACCAATTTCCTCAATGCCCGCATCCGCGGCCGCACCCTCGGCGATGCGCGGGCCGAGATGGAGAACCTGCTCGCCGAGCTGCGGCTCGACCTCGACGCCCTCACCGCGCGGGTGGTGGAGGACGGCCTCGCCTCCTGGTCCGGCGAGGAGCCGGGCGACCGCAAGCTCATCGTGCGCGGACAAGCCAAGCTGCTGGAGGACCTGCGGGCGCTGGAGGACCTGGAGCGCATCCGCCTGCTGTTCGACGACCTGGAGACCAAGCGCGAGGTGGTGGACCTGCTGGGCCGCGCCGAGGAGGCGCAGGCGCTGCGCATCTTCATCGGCTCGGAGAACCGGCTGTTCTCGCTGTCCGGCTCCTCCACCATCGTGGCGCCCTATCGCGACGGCCAGGGCCGGGTGGTGGGGGTGCTCGGGGTCATCGGCCCGACCCGGCTCAATTACGGGCGCATCGTGCCCATGGTGGATTTCACCGCCCGGCTGGTCAGCCGCGTGCTCGGCGCGCCCGGCGTGGACGCCGCCTGA
- a CDS encoding putative anti-sigma regulatory factor, serine/threonine protein kinase (KEGG: bbr:BB1645 putative anti-sigma factor), which yields MPALLAESLISSLDVEARIDDITKATGWLGALAEDEGWSQATQFALELSLEEALTNVVSYGFQDSTVVPHIRIECYRLPEGRVAVRLIDNGVAFDPTTIAEPEVPASIEDAKIGGHGVQLMRNFLETLAYAREGGENHLTLIAGKPD from the coding sequence ATGCCCGCGCTGCTCGCCGAGAGCCTGATCTCCTCCCTCGATGTGGAGGCCCGCATCGACGACATCACCAAGGCGACCGGCTGGCTCGGCGCCCTCGCCGAGGATGAGGGCTGGTCGCAGGCGACCCAGTTCGCGCTGGAGCTGTCGCTGGAAGAGGCGCTGACCAATGTGGTGTCCTACGGCTTCCAGGACAGCACTGTGGTCCCGCATATCCGCATCGAATGCTACCGCCTGCCGGAGGGACGGGTAGCGGTGCGCCTGATCGACAACGGCGTCGCGTTCGATCCCACCACCATCGCCGAGCCGGAGGTGCCCGCCTCCATCGAGGACGCCAAGATCGGCGGCCATGGCGTGCAGCTCATGCGCAACTTCCTCGAAACCCTCGCCTATGCCCGCGAGGGCGGGGAAAACCACCTGACCCTCATCGCCGGCAAGCCGGACTGA
- a CDS encoding putative oxygen-independent coproporphyrinogen III oxidase (KEGG: rpd:RPD_0397 putative oxygen-independent coproporphyrinogen III oxidase~TIGRFAM: putative oxygen-independent coproporphyrinogen III oxidase~PFAM: Radical SAM domain protein; HemN domain protein~SMART: Elongator protein 3/MiaB/NifB), with translation MATELGNSRVWAGEGASPVPDPAGFGVYVHWPFCKAKCPYCDFNSHVRHAPPDEARFIAAFRREIAHMRALSGPKQAQTVFFGGGTPSLMAPATVAAILEAINAAWPLTADAEVTLEANPTSVEAERFAGYGAAGVNRVSLGVQALHDADLQGLGRMHSVAEALAAVAIARRAFRRVSFDLIYARPRQTPEGWAAELRRALAEGCEHLSLYQLTIEPGTPFERLYGAGKLILPDDDISRALWDVTQEVTAQAGLPAYEVSNHARPGAEARHNQIYWRYGTYAGIGAGAHGRLVVDGTRRALFTERAPEDWLARVEAHGHGIVSDEALSAAEQADEMLLMGLRLKEGVDLARHARLGGRVDEARIAALAAAGFVTRTGDRLAVTPAGFPVLNAVIAQLAQ, from the coding sequence GTGGCAACCGAACTTGGCAACAGCCGAGTTTGGGCGGGAGAGGGAGCCTCGCCCGTACCCGACCCTGCGGGCTTCGGCGTCTATGTCCATTGGCCGTTCTGCAAGGCCAAGTGCCCCTATTGCGACTTCAACAGCCATGTGCGCCACGCCCCGCCGGACGAGGCGCGCTTCATCGCCGCCTTCCGCCGCGAGATCGCGCACATGCGCGCCTTGTCCGGCCCGAAGCAGGCGCAGACGGTGTTCTTCGGCGGTGGCACGCCCTCGCTCATGGCGCCGGCCACGGTGGCCGCCATCCTCGAGGCCATTAACGCCGCCTGGCCGCTCACCGCCGATGCCGAGGTGACGCTGGAGGCCAATCCCACCTCGGTGGAGGCGGAACGCTTCGCCGGCTATGGCGCGGCGGGGGTCAACCGGGTGTCCTTGGGGGTGCAGGCGCTGCATGACGCCGATTTGCAGGGCCTCGGCCGCATGCATTCGGTAGCCGAGGCCCTGGCCGCGGTGGCCATCGCCCGCCGGGCGTTCAGGCGGGTCTCCTTCGACCTCATCTATGCCCGCCCGCGCCAGACCCCCGAGGGCTGGGCGGCGGAGCTGAGGCGCGCCCTGGCCGAGGGCTGCGAGCATCTCTCCCTCTACCAGCTCACCATCGAGCCCGGCACGCCGTTCGAGCGGCTCTATGGCGCCGGCAAGCTGATCCTGCCCGACGACGACATTTCCCGCGCCCTGTGGGACGTGACGCAGGAGGTGACGGCTCAGGCCGGCCTGCCCGCCTACGAGGTCTCCAACCACGCCCGTCCGGGCGCGGAGGCGCGGCACAACCAGATCTACTGGCGCTACGGCACCTATGCCGGCATCGGCGCCGGCGCCCACGGCCGGCTTGTGGTGGACGGCACCCGCCGCGCCCTCTTCACCGAGCGTGCGCCGGAAGACTGGCTGGCGCGGGTGGAGGCGCACGGGCACGGCATCGTCTCCGACGAGGCCCTGTCGGCGGCCGAGCAGGCGGACGAGATGCTGCTCATGGGCCTGCGCCTGAAGGAGGGCGTGGATCTTGCCCGCCATGCCCGCCTCGGCGGCCGGGTGGATGAGGCGCGCATCGCTGCTTTGGCGGCGGCGGGTTTCGTCACCCGCACCGGTGACCGGCTGGCGGTGACGCCCGCCGGCTTCCCGGTGCTCAATGCAGTGATCGCGCAACTGGCGCAGTGA